One segment of Agrococcus sp. ProA11 DNA contains the following:
- a CDS encoding DUF4244 domain-containing protein codes for MRMLERLVQEDDGAATAEYVIATMAVVGESGQN; via the coding sequence ATGAGGATGCTCGAGAGACTGGTGCAGGAGGACGACGGCGCAGCGACGGCTGAGTACGTCATCGCAACGATGGCGGTTGTGGGCGAGTCGGGGCAGAATTGA
- a CDS encoding TadA family conjugal transfer-associated ATPase has protein sequence MTARAGPALGRGTGIPFVAGGARPAARSAASARTGIGGGALHEFGELAPLVAEPEVTDVFVVAGAVWVDRGAGPERAPLVLDGARARSLAVALVAAGGRHVDEATPCVDVRLHDGIRVHAVLPPVAVAGTQLSIRLPRVAALSLDELDRGGAFSLVALDRVRALVARRANVLVTGGGGSGKTTLLGAMLSEAGSAERIVTIEDVAELRIRHPHVVALEARQANAEGAGAIGLEQLVREALRMRPDRLVLGECRGAEVRELLAALNTGHDGGAGTLHANSLDDVPARLEALGALARLTPAALARQAVSAIDAVLHLERSGQVRRVAAIGELLLRDERLVVRAT, from the coding sequence ATGACTGCACGGGCCGGGCCGGCGCTCGGGCGGGGGACGGGCATCCCGTTCGTCGCCGGAGGCGCGCGGCCGGCCGCGCGCAGCGCAGCGTCTGCGCGCACGGGGATCGGCGGCGGCGCGCTGCACGAGTTCGGCGAGCTCGCACCGCTGGTCGCCGAACCGGAGGTCACGGACGTGTTCGTGGTGGCGGGAGCTGTCTGGGTCGACCGCGGCGCGGGGCCAGAACGTGCGCCCCTCGTGCTCGACGGGGCGCGCGCCCGCTCGCTCGCAGTGGCGCTGGTGGCAGCCGGCGGTCGGCATGTCGACGAGGCGACGCCGTGCGTCGACGTGCGGCTGCACGATGGCATCCGCGTGCACGCGGTGCTGCCGCCCGTGGCTGTGGCTGGCACGCAGCTCTCGATCCGGCTGCCGCGGGTGGCGGCGCTGTCGCTCGACGAGCTCGATCGGGGAGGGGCGTTCTCGCTCGTGGCGCTCGATCGCGTGCGTGCGCTCGTCGCGCGCCGCGCGAACGTGCTGGTCACGGGCGGCGGCGGCTCGGGGAAGACGACGCTGCTGGGCGCGATGCTCTCGGAGGCCGGGTCGGCAGAGCGCATCGTGACGATCGAGGATGTCGCCGAGCTGCGCATCCGTCACCCCCACGTGGTGGCGCTCGAGGCGCGGCAGGCGAACGCCGAGGGTGCGGGCGCGATCGGCCTCGAGCAGCTCGTGCGCGAAGCACTGCGCATGCGCCCGGATCGACTGGTGCTGGGCGAATGCCGCGGGGCGGAGGTGCGCGAGCTGCTGGCTGCGCTCAACACCGGTCACGACGGCGGGGCGGGCACGCTGCATGCGAATTCGCTCGACGACGTGCCAGCGCGACTCGAGGCGCTCGGCGCGCTCGCGCGGCTGACCCCCGCCGCGCTCGCGCGTCAGGCGGTCAGCGCGATCGACGCGGTGCTGCACCTCGAGCGGAGCGGGCAGGTGCGCCGCGTGGCAGCAATCGGTGAGCTGCTGCTGCGGGACGAGCGGCTGGTGGTGCGAGCGACGTGA
- a CDS encoding type II secretion system F family protein codes for MSGEQDETAAVVHRLAALVAGGLPIERAWSLLGTDAAAAGARDGGELVTAVLAVARETGAPMAPTLERLAALLREQAAQRRSLAAALAGPRATANLVMVLPIVGLGFGAALGLDVLGAAAGGGPATWSMLAGAGLLAAATAWSRAIVRRATRGDPAPGLALDLVAVALAGGGAAARARQVAAQALQAAGVETGGWREVDAALDLARRAGVPVRGLLVAEAAATRTRARLDGEARAQRAAVQLALPLGVCVLPAFSLLVVVPLVLSMLDGALAPLA; via the coding sequence GTGAGCGGTGAGCAGGACGAGACCGCAGCCGTCGTGCACCGGCTCGCGGCGCTGGTCGCCGGCGGCCTGCCGATCGAGCGGGCGTGGTCGTTGCTCGGCACGGATGCGGCGGCTGCCGGTGCGCGCGATGGCGGCGAGCTGGTGACCGCGGTGCTGGCGGTCGCGCGGGAGACGGGCGCGCCGATGGCGCCGACGCTCGAGCGGCTGGCCGCCCTGCTGCGCGAGCAGGCGGCGCAGCGGCGATCGCTTGCGGCGGCACTCGCGGGCCCGCGGGCGACCGCGAACCTCGTGATGGTGCTGCCGATCGTGGGGCTGGGGTTCGGTGCGGCGCTGGGGCTCGACGTGCTCGGCGCCGCGGCGGGCGGCGGGCCCGCGACCTGGTCGATGCTCGCGGGAGCGGGGCTGCTGGCCGCGGCGACGGCGTGGTCGCGCGCCATCGTCCGGCGGGCGACGCGCGGCGATCCCGCCCCCGGGCTCGCGCTCGACCTGGTCGCGGTGGCGCTCGCGGGCGGAGGAGCGGCCGCCCGAGCCCGGCAGGTCGCGGCCCAGGCGCTGCAGGCGGCCGGCGTGGAGACGGGCGGATGGCGCGAGGTCGACGCGGCGCTGGACCTCGCACGTCGTGCCGGCGTCCCGGTGCGCGGTCTGCTCGTCGCGGAGGCGGCCGCGACGCGCACCCGCGCTCGCCTCGACGGCGAGGCGCGCGCGCAGCGGGCAGCTGTGCAGCTCGCGCTGCCGCTCGGCGTCTGCGTGCTGCCCGCCTTCTCGCTGCTGGTCGTCGTGCCGCTGGTGCTGTCGATGCTCGACGGCGCGCTCGCCCCGCTCGCGTAG
- a CDS encoding recombinase family protein yields MTPTPPVRAAIYARQSVSEPDGIQGQIKRCTHLAAARDYEVVEVYEDDATSGYRERGAGTAFDRMLEDARGGRFDVLVVRKVDRLGRSLAALERLTALRVHIVTADGELDLSTTNGRLMANLITSVARAESETKAERRVNANTNRRGDGIPTSGRVPYGYKWVTRAERDKRAQRGAENAHYAYDLDESRADDVQRLYADFLAGVPLRSVAAEWNREGKRTPPTKAQPDGGPIRPTTLRRMLMSPYYAGLLPLEAPKPGERYDQAAITREACREGAWPALVTVEQWETARARLAHPERKTSPGPERKWLLSGIAVCGGHGKRDDSAIEARALAMTGKTEAAELDPQERAAAALALAEERCGEPIRAGGGARGIHSYRCRTMAHFMRQGEPLDRFVEARVVQYIAARGADLLVERERPDVDKLRAERERLAANVRQAGDDEQDGLIDRAERVRLTKRARARIDELDAKLRAGLDNGALTEVVAAEDVAATWRDLSLSRRRAVLEALVDVVVHSVGQGNRRSMSDAALDRTVSIHFRR; encoded by the coding sequence ATGACCCCGACACCGCCAGTCCGCGCCGCCATCTACGCCCGACAGTCCGTCTCCGAGCCCGACGGCATCCAAGGGCAGATCAAGCGCTGCACGCACCTCGCGGCGGCGCGCGACTACGAGGTCGTCGAGGTCTACGAGGACGACGCGACCAGCGGCTACCGCGAACGCGGCGCCGGCACCGCGTTCGACCGGATGCTCGAGGACGCCCGCGGGGGGCGCTTCGACGTGCTCGTCGTGCGCAAGGTCGACCGCCTCGGGCGATCACTGGCCGCGCTCGAACGCCTCACCGCGCTGCGCGTCCACATCGTCACCGCAGACGGCGAGCTCGACCTCTCCACGACCAACGGGCGACTCATGGCGAACCTCATCACGTCCGTCGCGCGCGCCGAGAGCGAGACCAAGGCCGAACGCCGCGTCAACGCCAACACCAACCGCCGAGGCGACGGCATCCCGACGTCGGGGCGCGTGCCCTACGGCTACAAGTGGGTGACGCGAGCCGAGCGAGACAAGCGAGCACAGCGAGGCGCCGAGAACGCGCACTACGCCTACGACCTCGACGAGAGCCGCGCCGACGACGTGCAGCGGCTCTACGCCGACTTCCTCGCGGGCGTGCCGCTCCGCTCGGTCGCGGCCGAGTGGAACCGCGAGGGGAAGCGCACACCGCCGACCAAGGCGCAGCCAGACGGCGGGCCGATCCGCCCGACGACGCTGCGGCGCATGCTCATGTCGCCCTACTACGCCGGGCTCCTGCCGCTCGAAGCGCCGAAGCCCGGCGAGCGATACGACCAGGCCGCGATCACTCGGGAGGCGTGTCGCGAGGGGGCGTGGCCCGCGCTTGTCACTGTCGAGCAGTGGGAGACCGCCAGGGCGCGGCTCGCTCACCCGGAGCGCAAGACCTCACCCGGCCCAGAGCGGAAGTGGCTGCTCTCGGGCATCGCGGTGTGCGGCGGGCACGGCAAGCGTGACGACTCCGCGATCGAGGCGCGTGCGCTCGCGATGACCGGCAAGACCGAGGCCGCCGAGCTCGACCCGCAGGAGCGCGCCGCGGCGGCCCTGGCGCTGGCGGAGGAGCGGTGCGGCGAGCCGATCCGCGCGGGCGGCGGCGCTCGCGGCATCCACTCCTACCGGTGCCGCACGATGGCCCACTTCATGCGGCAGGGCGAGCCGCTCGACCGCTTCGTCGAGGCGCGCGTCGTCCAGTACATCGCCGCACGTGGCGCCGACCTCCTCGTCGAGCGCGAGCGGCCCGACGTCGACAAGCTGCGCGCCGAGCGGGAGCGGCTCGCGGCCAACGTGCGGCAGGCCGGCGACGACGAGCAGGACGGTCTCATCGACCGCGCTGAGCGAGTGCGCCTCACCAAGCGAGCGCGAGCGCGGATCGACGAGCTCGACGCCAAGCTCCGCGCGGGCCTCGACAACGGTGCACTCACCGAGGTCGTCGCGGCGGAGGACGTGGCGGCGACGTGGCGCGACCTGTCCCTCTCACGCCGCCGCGCCGTCCTCGAGGCTCTCGTCGACGTCGTGGTGCACAGCGTCGGGCAGGGCAACCGGCGCAGCATGAGCGACGCCGCGCTCGACCGCACTGTCTCGATTCACTTCCGTCGCTGA